From the Spiroplasma alleghenense genome, one window contains:
- the coaBC gene encoding bifunctional phosphopantothenoylcysteine decarboxylase/phosphopantothenate--cysteine ligase CoaBC, producing MKKVNLIVTGGIAASKSYELYQLLKEKYEVSVILTKNAFRFAKFENTKISSKIFDQEFYDSHSTGEHISKTYDSDFNIIYPATYNYIGKIASGICDDLASLIFAASNTKTWIFPSMNSRMYLNPIFQNNRETLQKLNHISWIEPKEGRLASGEYGIGRALEPKEVLTTIEKNYYNKFSKIKDKKFLINFGRTRTYLDKIRYLTNESSGKMGLEILKVLESNLINSQAVVGDCDFSLPNNYSYQKVKTNYEMLEAMKNNFKSAEVVICAAALNDFEFTNTSDKKIEKRSIDLKNYKIDLKGSVDVLRELGRIKTNQFLVGFSLANDFNLEKSWEKIHEKNLDALILNLTTAMSNSETEIKILITKTKKVIDFKLMSKVEAAFEIVKTLNEIM from the coding sequence ATGAAAAAGGTTAATTTGATTGTCACAGGTGGAATAGCTGCAAGTAAGAGTTATGAATTATATCAATTATTAAAAGAGAAATATGAGGTTAGTGTTATTTTAACCAAAAATGCATTTCGTTTTGCTAAGTTTGAAAATACCAAAATTTCGAGCAAGATATTTGATCAAGAATTTTATGATTCTCATAGTACTGGAGAGCACATTTCTAAAACCTATGACTCAGATTTCAATATAATTTATCCAGCAACATACAACTATATTGGTAAAATAGCATCAGGAATTTGTGATGATTTGGCATCTTTGATATTTGCTGCAAGTAATACGAAAACATGAATATTTCCTAGCATGAATTCAAGGATGTACTTAAACCCAATTTTTCAGAACAATAGAGAAACCTTGCAAAAATTAAATCACATCTCTTGAATCGAACCTAAAGAAGGTCGCCTTGCTAGTGGAGAATATGGAATTGGTCGAGCACTCGAACCCAAAGAAGTTTTAACTACAATTGAAAAAAACTATTATAATAAATTTAGCAAAATAAAGGATAAGAAATTTTTGATTAATTTTGGAAGAACCAGAACTTATCTAGATAAAATTAGATATTTAACAAATGAAAGTTCTGGAAAAATGGGGTTGGAAATTCTAAAGGTTCTTGAATCGAACCTTATTAATTCACAAGCAGTTGTTGGAGATTGCGACTTCTCCCTACCCAATAATTATAGCTACCAAAAAGTTAAAACCAACTATGAAATGCTTGAAGCAATGAAAAACAATTTTAAATCCGCAGAAGTTGTGATTTGCGCTGCAGCTCTTAATGATTTTGAATTTACAAATACTTCTGATAAAAAAATTGAAAAAAGAAGCATCGATTTAAAAAACTATAAAATAGACTTGAAGGGAAGTGTTGATGTTTTAAGAGAGCTCGGTAGAATTAAAACTAATCAATTTTTAGTCGGTTTTTCACTTGCAAATGATTTTAATTTAGAGAAGTCATGGGAAAAAATTCATGAAAAAAATCTAGATGCCTTAATACTAAACCTAACAACAGCAATGAGTAATTCAGAAACTGAAATAAAAATTCTTATCACTAAAACTAAAAAAGTTATTGATTTTAAATTAATGTCAAAAGTTGAAGCAGCTTTTGAGATCGTCAAAACTTTAAATGAAATAATGTAG
- a CDS encoding PTS transporter subunit EIIC → MSNQEPVSNFAIKDFNKVIVSGFFQKIGSSLFVVVILMPFFGLSLSIANIITNISHGPNQASNVFNIIGGILFKNLGLFFCLALILGFTKNKGFAILSGVLGYFVFIAFMGAFIVHNNNGTINIWFYKNQQSKLLLDSFYGLETLQTGVLGGMVVGIVVILAYNKLKDFQMPSYLTFIAKERFVLLITPILAILLGVIFILVWPIFVIGLNIFGNWTTKLPFGIDSFIFKFIQRVLVVFQGQVIWHGPFWWTSVGGSLIDYQYLVLQNYVIQITSSANKNLFAQWEISEALVNQDLINEVIYKMSLNSCGDFIPLVENWWQGTGVNFWSAQGDQIASVLVLNNSYVNIQDFWNVGLKLTRFTSGGFSNSMIVLPAIGASLFFSLDKNERKQRKGYYLMAILMSALLGITEPIEFLFLYSNPIIYFGFYAPMAGLQAMIANLLEIKIGSTFSTGLLDFATNGIIPSLANGDQDMKIWYIFIIGLVFALISFLTFFYLYKKDVWKKTLIQDISILKMKNRFLQEKHAFQILNLSFRGIKNISKVTMINDESLEIELKVAKIDLQILDKYKFIKSFSITEKRIIFKFDKSQITYAGRLWIYSLNKNQENFSEDREKYLKLKKEFKATKLV, encoded by the coding sequence ATGTCAAATCAAGAACCAGTGTCAAATTTTGCTATCAAAGATTTTAATAAAGTCATCGTTTCGGGTTTTTTTCAAAAGATCGGTTCGAGTCTTTTTGTCGTTGTTATATTAATGCCTTTTTTTGGATTATCACTTTCAATTGCAAATATTATTACAAATATCAGTCATGGACCTAATCAAGCCTCAAATGTTTTTAACATAATTGGGGGGATTTTATTTAAAAATTTAGGATTGTTTTTTTGCCTCGCATTAATATTGGGTTTCACTAAAAATAAAGGTTTTGCAATTTTATCTGGGGTTTTGGGTTATTTTGTTTTTATAGCATTTATGGGTGCTTTTATCGTTCATAACAATAATGGGACGATTAATATTTGATTTTACAAAAATCAGCAAAGCAAACTACTATTAGATAGTTTTTATGGATTAGAAACTTTGCAAACCGGAGTTCTTGGTGGAATGGTTGTTGGGATTGTTGTTATTTTGGCTTATAATAAGTTAAAAGATTTTCAAATGCCAAGTTATTTAACTTTCATTGCAAAAGAGCGTTTTGTACTTTTAATTACCCCGATTTTAGCAATTCTTTTAGGAGTTATCTTTATTTTGGTTTGACCGATTTTTGTAATCGGTTTAAATATCTTTGGTAACTGAACAACTAAATTACCATTTGGAATTGATAGTTTTATTTTCAAATTTATTCAAAGAGTTTTGGTAGTTTTTCAAGGCCAAGTTATTTGACATGGTCCATTTTGATGAACTAGTGTCGGGGGTTCTTTAATTGATTATCAATACCTAGTTTTACAAAATTATGTGATTCAAATAACCAGTTCAGCTAATAAAAATTTATTTGCACAATGAGAAATTAGTGAAGCTTTAGTCAATCAAGACCTTATTAATGAAGTGATTTACAAAATGTCGCTTAATAGTTGTGGGGACTTTATTCCATTAGTCGAAAATTGATGACAGGGAACTGGAGTTAATTTTTGAAGTGCCCAAGGTGATCAAATTGCTAGTGTTTTAGTTTTAAATAACAGCTATGTTAATATTCAAGATTTTTGGAATGTTGGTCTAAAACTTACAAGATTTACAAGCGGGGGCTTTAGTAATTCTATGATTGTTTTACCAGCTATTGGTGCTAGTTTATTTTTTAGTTTAGATAAAAATGAAAGGAAACAGAGAAAAGGCTATTATTTAATGGCAATTTTAATGTCAGCTCTTTTGGGGATTACTGAGCCAATTGAATTTCTATTTCTATATTCTAATCCTATTATTTATTTTGGTTTTTATGCACCAATGGCTGGATTGCAAGCAATGATTGCAAATTTATTAGAGATTAAAATTGGTTCAACTTTTTCTACAGGGTTACTTGATTTTGCAACTAACGGAATAATACCAAGTCTAGCTAATGGCGATCAAGATATGAAAATTTGATATATTTTTATCATCGGCTTAGTTTTTGCTTTAATTTCATTTTTGACATTTTTCTATCTATACAAAAAGGATGTTTGAAAAAAAACATTAATTCAGGATATAAGTATTTTAAAAATGAAGAATAGATTCTTACAGGAAAAACATGCCTTTCAAATCTTGAATTTATCATTTAGGGGAATCAAAAATATTTCAAAAGTCACAATGATCAATGATGAAAGTCTTGAAATAGAACTCAAAGTTGCTAAAATTGATTTGCAGATTTTAGATAAATATAAATTTATAAAAAGTTTTTCTATTACAGAAAAAAGAATTATCTTTAAATTCGATAAATCACAAATAACTTATGCGGGTAGACTTTGAATATATTCTTTAAATAAAAATCAAGAGAACTTCTCAGAAGATCGAGAAAAATATTTGAAATTAAAAAAAGAATTTAAAGCCACTAAATTGGTTTAA
- a CDS encoding NAD(P)-dependent oxidoreductase produces MKIICYGVRDVEAVVFNKINQEYGFDLTLLEDLLDDKTVLKAKGHDAVLLMTNCYANEARLEIIKNFGIKYLLTRTVGTNHIDILKAKELGFLMGHVPGYSPNAISELAFSMGMSMLRNNFYCYEKFLNQDFTVDSQMFSTEARNSTIGIIGTGRIGLETAKSWKGMGANVIGYDVFKSDNAKGILEYKDLEYLLANSNLISLHIPYIPGQNLHFINKEVISKMKKGVIIVNTSRGELINLEDLVNALKSQHVKQAALDVIENEDQLFFKKWKNDMKSTVQKELISMHPRVIVTPHIAYFTDEAIKNMVETSFENIKELVATGTCKNPIK; encoded by the coding sequence ATGAAAATTATTTGTTATGGTGTCCGTGACGTTGAAGCGGTTGTTTTTAACAAGATAAATCAAGAATATGGTTTTGATTTAACTTTGTTGGAAGATCTTTTAGATGATAAAACCGTTCTTAAAGCTAAGGGGCATGATGCAGTTTTATTAATGACAAATTGTTATGCTAACGAGGCTCGCTTAGAAATTATCAAAAATTTTGGAATTAAATATTTACTAACAAGAACAGTGGGAACAAACCACATTGATATTTTAAAAGCAAAAGAATTAGGATTTTTAATGGGCCATGTGCCAGGGTATTCACCAAATGCAATTAGTGAATTGGCATTCTCAATGGGGATGTCAATGCTAAGAAATAACTTCTATTGTTATGAAAAATTTTTAAATCAAGATTTTACAGTAGACTCTCAAATGTTTTCCACTGAAGCTCGAAACTCAACCATTGGGATAATCGGAACTGGTAGAATTGGGTTAGAAACCGCTAAATCGTGAAAGGGTATGGGAGCTAATGTAATTGGATATGATGTTTTTAAAAGTGATAATGCAAAAGGAATTCTGGAATACAAAGACTTGGAATACTTACTTGCAAATTCAAATTTAATTTCTTTACACATTCCATATATTCCGGGTCAAAATCTACACTTTATTAATAAAGAAGTAATTTCAAAAATGAAAAAAGGAGTAATAATTGTTAATACTTCGAGAGGAGAATTAATTAATCTAGAAGACTTGGTGAATGCATTAAAAAGTCAACATGTTAAACAGGCAGCTTTAGATGTAATAGAAAATGAAGATCAGTTATTTTTCAAAAAGTGAAAAAATGATATGAAATCAACAGTTCAAAAAGAATTGATTAGTATGCATCCACGAGTAATAGTTACTCCTCACATCGCTTACTTTACAGATGAAGCAATTAAAAACATGGTTGAAACCAGTTTTGAAAATATTAAAGAATTAGTTGCAACAGGAACTTGCAAAAATCCAATTAAATAA
- a CDS encoding L-lactate dehydrogenase: protein MKKTSNKVVLVGAGAVGTSFMYSAINQGIASEYVLIDAFPQAAQGNALDLADTMAVLPQPFTSIKAGDYSDCKDADVIVITAGRPQKDGETRLDMVAGNAVIMKSIGEEIKKSGFKGITVIASNPVDVLTLVYQEVTGFDQHKVIGSGTTLDSARLRRLLAEKLNVGAESVDAFLAGEHGDSSVAVWSRASVMGQPISKYISDGVIKQADLDKIREEAVHMAYKIIELKRATFYGIGVCLTRIVKAVLRNERATLMVGAKLNGEYGNKDLFTGVPAIIGENGWEKIIEWDLTKDEQKLFNESCTTLSAAISKAREAIKK from the coding sequence ATGAAAAAAACATCTAACAAAGTCGTTTTAGTAGGAGCTGGTGCTGTTGGGACCTCATTTATGTATTCTGCAATTAATCAAGGAATTGCGTCAGAATATGTATTAATTGATGCCTTTCCTCAAGCAGCGCAAGGGAATGCTTTAGACTTAGCTGATACAATGGCTGTTTTACCACAACCATTTACTTCAATTAAAGCTGGAGATTATTCAGATTGTAAAGACGCTGATGTAATTGTTATTACAGCAGGAAGACCACAAAAAGATGGAGAAACTAGATTAGACATGGTTGCTGGAAATGCAGTTATTATGAAATCAATCGGTGAAGAAATTAAAAAATCTGGTTTTAAAGGAATTACAGTTATTGCTTCAAACCCAGTTGACGTATTAACATTAGTTTACCAAGAAGTTACAGGATTTGATCAACACAAAGTTATTGGTTCAGGAACTACACTTGATTCAGCTCGTTTAAGAAGATTGCTTGCTGAAAAACTTAATGTTGGAGCAGAATCAGTTGATGCATTCCTAGCGGGAGAACATGGTGATTCTTCAGTTGCTGTATGATCACGCGCTTCAGTTATGGGACAACCAATTAGCAAATACATCAGCGATGGAGTAATTAAGCAAGCAGATTTAGATAAAATTAGAGAAGAAGCTGTTCACATGGCTTATAAAATTATTGAACTAAAACGCGCAACATTCTACGGAATTGGTGTTTGTTTAACAAGAATCGTTAAGGCAGTTTTGAGAAATGAACGCGCTACATTAATGGTTGGAGCTAAATTAAACGGGGAGTATGGAAATAAAGATTTATTTACAGGAGTACCTGCTATAATTGGTGAAAACGGATGAGAAAAAATTATTGAATGAGATTTAACAAAAGATGAACAAAAATTATTCAATGAATCATGTACTACATTATCTGCTGCAATTAGCAAAGCAAGAGAAGCTATTAAAAAATAG
- the deoC gene encoding deoxyribose-phosphate aldolase yields the protein MNLNKYIDHTLLKPEATEPQIIKLCEEAKKYDFATVCVNPYWIKLAKESLTGSNVGITTVVGFPLGVNTSEVKAFETTLAIKDGATEIDMVINIGALKSQKYDVVLNDMKKVKEAAGKTIVKVIFETALLTKEEIIKACELAVEAKLDFVKTSTGFSTAGATIENVTLMKKIVNGKAKVKAAGGVRNLQDAEEMIKAGADRLGTSGGVAIIEGKTNEEY from the coding sequence ATGAATTTAAATAAATATATCGACCACACTTTATTAAAACCAGAGGCAACTGAACCCCAAATAATTAAGCTATGTGAAGAAGCTAAAAAATATGATTTTGCAACAGTTTGTGTAAATCCTTATTGAATAAAACTGGCTAAAGAATCATTAACAGGTTCGAATGTAGGAATTACAACTGTTGTTGGATTTCCACTTGGAGTGAACACATCTGAAGTTAAGGCTTTTGAGACAACTCTAGCAATTAAAGATGGGGCAACTGAAATTGATATGGTAATTAATATCGGAGCTCTAAAAAGCCAAAAATATGATGTAGTTTTAAATGACATGAAAAAAGTAAAAGAAGCAGCCGGAAAAACAATTGTTAAAGTTATTTTTGAAACAGCACTTTTAACAAAGGAAGAAATTATTAAGGCTTGTGAATTAGCAGTTGAAGCTAAATTAGATTTTGTTAAAACCTCAACAGGTTTCTCAACAGCTGGGGCAACAATCGAAAATGTTACTTTAATGAAAAAAATAGTTAACGGAAAAGCTAAAGTAAAAGCAGCCGGAGGAGTTAGAAACCTCCAGGATGCCGAAGAAATGATTAAAGCAGGAGCCGATCGTCTCGGAACAAGCGGCGGGGTTGCTATTATCGAAGGTAAAACCAACGAAGAATATTAA
- a CDS encoding Gfo/Idh/MocA family protein, with protein MIKIATIGTSQICEQFIAAAQKNVAIKIACVYSRSIERAKEFIQKCNIKTAKAVNKFDVLVDEIDAVYISSPNGLHYEQAKYFLLQQKHVFVEKPITLKFEEAVELSEIASRNNVILMEAFKTIHVPQFKNLVDWVQNNNPFLANLSFNQYSSRMKDIKKGVYESVFDSNLGKGSTYDTLIYPVELAVSLFGPVKEIKAMAHFLPNHVGLNNTVILRHQNDTLVNIVNSKASHGKIGSELLSDEETLVFEGLTKINKISVSQREENLKTVFEAPKNQDAFDYEIQTFVEMVLNLEFNLRDYLLEISIEAIRVLNMIELDQEKIGEN; from the coding sequence ATGATTAAAATTGCAACAATTGGTACAAGTCAAATTTGTGAGCAATTTATCGCTGCAGCACAAAAAAATGTTGCAATCAAAATTGCTTGCGTATACTCGCGGAGTATCGAAAGAGCAAAGGAGTTTATCCAAAAATGTAATATAAAAACTGCAAAAGCAGTTAATAAATTTGATGTTTTGGTTGATGAAATAGATGCAGTTTATATTTCATCTCCAAATGGATTGCACTATGAACAAGCAAAGTATTTTTTATTACAACAAAAACATGTTTTTGTCGAGAAACCTATAACTTTGAAATTTGAAGAGGCAGTTGAACTAAGCGAAATTGCAAGCAGAAATAATGTAATTTTAATGGAAGCATTCAAAACTATTCATGTTCCTCAATTTAAAAACTTGGTTGATTGAGTTCAAAATAATAACCCATTTTTAGCAAATTTATCATTTAATCAATATTCAAGTAGAATGAAGGACATCAAAAAGGGTGTTTATGAATCTGTTTTCGATTCCAACTTAGGTAAGGGTTCAACTTACGATACATTAATTTATCCCGTAGAATTAGCGGTGAGTTTATTTGGACCAGTTAAAGAGATAAAGGCAATGGCTCACTTCTTACCAAATCATGTTGGATTGAATAATACAGTTATTTTAAGACACCAAAATGATACTTTAGTTAATATTGTTAATTCAAAGGCTAGTCATGGAAAAATAGGAAGCGAACTACTTTCAGATGAGGAAACTTTAGTATTTGAAGGACTAACCAAAATAAATAAAATTTCAGTATCTCAAAGAGAGGAAAATTTAAAAACAGTCTTTGAAGCACCAAAAAATCAAGATGCATTTGATTATGAAATTCAAACTTTTGTAGAAATGGTATTAAACCTCGAATTTAATTTAAGAGACTATTTGTTAGAAATTTCAATTGAAGCAATTAGAGTACTAAATATGATCGAATTAGATCAAGAGAAAATAGGAGAAAACTAA